CAGCTTTTCAAATCGCTGCTTTTGGACAAAAGCTATATCCATTTGGACATCAACTGGTGATGCTGACCATGCTTGGATAGTTGGTGCATACTACCATTATGCTGGAGGGTTCGAGCCCCCTGAGGTATGCCATCTGTCTAATAATTTACGCCACGACATGGTGTTCCTAGCAAGGGTTCAATGGCCTCCTAAATTTTGCATTTGCATGTACCTGTACATACTAGGTACATGGTTGTAACAATCTCCGCCTTTATGTGTTCAAATCAAGCCCCTTGATGCAGATCCTTTTCTGTTTTTACAGGCTGTTGATATATCTCCCAATCCAGGACAAACAGATCCGATGTACATTGTTTGCTCTAGAAAGAAAACTGCTTAATTAAATATATTTTGTATCGGAATTTTGCTTAAAAGACCAAATACTAGCTGACGCACATATATTTCTACCAAGAGGTGACTACTAACGACTCCGGTCTATTTACATGTACATGATTTCATATGTGGCACTCACTCGTATATTCTGCAGTGTTAAGTATTTTTTTTCTATTAGGAAAAGGCAGGCGTTCTGTCATTCACATACTTGTATATCTCTAACAGGTGGATAATGGGCTAATATGTTTTGTTAACTAAAAAAATCTGAATTAGTCCCTGAACTTTGATGATTGGGCCACCTAAACTGTGACGTGAAAATAAtgtatccattctactccctccgttcctaaatatttgtctttctaaagatttcagcaagtgactacatacgaagcaaaatgagtgaatctacactcgaaaataagtctatatacatccgcatgtggtagttcatttgaaatctctaaaaagacaaatatttaggaacggagggagtactaccgaaCGTTCAAAACAAAAGTACAAATGTTTTAGTGGTACAATATTCCATAGCTACGTATGGTTTGGTTGCTTCAAAATTTGTAGATTATGTTTATGGTGTGATAGCGTGGAAGGACCACACCTAAAATTTGTCACATGTAACAACTATCAACAGAGTAATTGATCATCTGTTAAGAAACATAAAAGGTTCTAATTGAACGTTTGTTCCTCTCGGTTCGGGAACCGAATGTTCTGTTGCCGCCAGATCTAGGCAGATGAGTGGCTCGGAGGAGAAATAAGAAATGAGGGTGGTGATGTGGGGTCTGCAAGAGTAAGGAAGAACTCTGATGCATGGATGTGTTCGCATACAAACATGTCGCCTGTGTGTCCTTGTCGTGAAGCACGGTATGCCGACGATGTCTCTGGAAACCAGAAACCTCACACGCCTTGGAGGGACTCCATCAGGGTGCGATGCGGCTTTGGGCTGCCCAAGGCTAGCCTGGGTGAAGGNNNNNNNNNNNNNNNNNNNNNNNNNNNNNNNNNNNNNNNNNNNNNNNNNNNNNNNNNNNNNNNNNNNNNNNNNNNNNNNNNNNNNNNNNNNNNNNNNNNNNNNNNNNNNNNNNNNNNNNNNNNNNNNNNNNNNNNNNNNNNNNNNNNNNNNNNNNNNNNNNNNNNNNNNNNNNNNNNNNNNNNNNNNNNNNNNNNNNNNNNNNNNNNNNNNNNNNNNNNNNNNNNNNNNNNNNNNNNNNNNNNNNNNNNNNNNNNNNNNNNNNNNNNNNNNNNNNNNNNNNNNNNNNNNNNNNNNNNNNNNNNNNNNNNNCCCTCGATTTGGGGCCGGACTAGGCGGATTTTAGACGTCCAAACCGGTCCGGCACAAAATGGGTGTCCGCATTGGAAGTCTAAAAGTGTATGGATCGTACGATCCAAACATATAGAGGAGGTttggacattcacattgaagatgcCTTAACAACCATCACCAAATCCTCAAACAAAAAAAAAAACCCATCACCATAGGCTATGGTGAGAAGGCCCCTTTAGGGAAACTCTGTGATTGGCTGATTGCATGGTTAAAAGCCAAATGATGTTCATTTTTGAGATCTCAACTAGGAAGAATTGGAATGTTAGGCAAGCCTTAGTTGAAAACTGCTTGGATAAAAAAACATCACATGAGAAACGGCCTAACTTGGGCTCATGTCGCCCATTTTTGTGGAGTTGTGTGCTCGCCTTGATCAAATCCACCTATACGAGGAAGCCCCGGCGACATAATTTGCAAGTTTTCGGTAACTGGGGAACACTATGCAACTTTTGCATACCAAGCTCAAATTTTTGGGGTCACGCTTACCTCCATGAATTCCCCGCCCAAAGGTCAAGTTATTCACATGGTAGTCAGTTAGGATGTGCGCCACCGACAGTTTGAAGAAGCGTAGGTGCCCTAATTGTATTATTTGCTCGTTGTGCAAGTTGCAAACATTAAGAGGAAGGCTAAGCATTGGGCAATCGCGAGAGCTAAACATTTGTTTTTTCATTAGGATCTGAGGATCTGGAGCTAAACATTTGTGTATATCAATGTTGCGAAAGCAATTCCCTTTGTTTTTCGAGAGAAGTCCATATTACAACCTTGAACTCTTCCGGTGTGTCTAAGGTTCAACTCCGAACTCTAAAACCGGCTAAGATTCAACCATGAACTATCCAAAACTGGCCTGGATTTGGAGTAGTTCGATTGCTTGCCTTTTGACAGGGACGCCAATAAGAGACAAACAAAAAAAGTGAGAAAAGGCAAGAGTGGCGCCATAGGCAAGGCGTCTCTGGCTGCTTGATGGATGATGTTCAGTCTCTCGGCCCGTCCTCTTGGATTGGGTCGTCGTTGTGGGTTGGAAGGTGTTTGATGTCTTATGTGGAGGTGTTCTTGTCAGGGGTCACATGGCGTAGTAGCAATGTcgacgtttgtggatgttgtgtaaTCAGAGAGTCTAGCGGAGGCCGCCTGTGCGATTGTGGGGTTTTCTTGCCATGTGAGTAGTTAGTCCATGCTTCGTTTATATTGGTTTACATCCTGTTTTTcattaattaactgggcaattctcttactccctccgttccaaaattcttgtcttagattcgtctagatacggatctagacaaatctaagacaagaattttgggacggagggagtattaactaaTCAATGAGGCAAAACTTTTACCTCCGTTCCAAAAAAAAACTGGCAGGATCAACCATTCTCTCCACTAAACCTGGTTTTCGCTGAGTAGGCTTGATTTTGACCCATTAAACATCCAGTCAGCAGCAACTTTAGTGTTTTTTGCCAAACAGATTTAAAATTAATCTGAAATTACATTTTCAGCCCCATTGGGTGTCAAATTTTGGGCAGAAAATAAAGTATCCATACTTTTTTTAGATAATTATATAAAATAAAAATGTTATGTTGATcattctaagaaagtttcatattGTTTTGCTCAAAGGTTTAAAATTAACCTGAAATTACATTTTGTTCTGGTCAAATTTTGCACCAAAAATAAAAGTAACCATAAAAAGATTGAAGTAATTCTCTAAAACAACAATAGTATGCTGATCATTCTAGGAAACTTTCAGATTTTTCTGCCAAACATATTTATACATGCAATTACATTTTCAGCCCCAATTTTTGTCAAATTTTGTCCAAAAAATGAAAATATCAATAATTTTTAAGAACATTCTGTTAAATATAAAAGTATATTGACCATTCTGGGAAAGTTTCAGACACTTTTACTTAACAAAATCAAGAATAGCATTGAATTTCATTTTCTGCCTGGACTGCCAAAACGCTGACATGGCTTTGACCCAACGGTCAACGGGTCAAAGCCAGGGTCAGGGGCCAGAAGGGTTGAGTCGTAGCCGGTTTTGTCAGTCCAAAGTTGAATCTTATGCACCCCGCAAAAAAAAGGTTGAATCTTACGCGATTTTAGAGGTTGGAGTTGAATTTTAGACAAATTAAAGAGTTCAGGTTTTTTTTAAAAGGAGGAGCACTCCCGGTCtctgcatctgaacgatgcatgcagccattttattaattattcacataaGACCTTATAAAATGATACAACAGTAAGATTAAAGCCACCGTCTAGGTAACATCTgtagctactcctatccagttgataaagggatgctgatagtttggtcctaataccaaacagacctcgcagcgaaacctaacatctaagacctgaggtcccaaccaagaCGCCTCCGGTACGAGGCACCCACCAGTCCGACGCacttctcaaccaggacgcctgtcggCTATGAggtcgccgcagccacctgccaccaatccatcttcagtgttgtactgcTGCATCCACCTTGCCcggcctctctgccatcgacgccaccatgacgccagacaacatCACCCTCCTGCGTGAGTCCCTCGCCACACATCGGACGACGAGTCTtcactgcgccacgccgtcaagatACGCCACCAttaatgtgtaggatgaagcaccgctccaccaaataatgcgtccactggtccctcgagcccgtgcacacctccaagaatgacgccacaagagagaaacgacacgattatgccgccgtcatccgatttactgatctagggtttcccccgaaggtAGCAAGTAGTGGCCTGGAATGTCTCAACATCGATGCCTTCAACAAGGGAACGACACAGAATAGTGCCGCCATCGCTGGCCTCGGCAGCAGCCGCGAGCAGGTCTTCACCCAGATCTATTCCAATGGCCTCCATCAAGCTTCTTATGCACAGATCGTCCAACACCACGGCCGCCGCATCGCCCATCGCAAGTCCATAGCCGCCGACACATCCTCCGCCACCCCAGGATCCAGCCCTCGCTGGCCGCCGAGTCCTGCCGCCGGACGCCTGATGCGCATCGGACCGGGACGCCAACGACCGCGGCCAGGCCCCGACCAGATCTGGGAAGAGGAATCAACCTCCACCGCAGCATCTAGCCACGCGCCGGAGCATCCAAGCCCCGCCAGCCCCCGGCCAGCACCCGCCACGGAGCCTCGCACCCCTAGGTCGCCGTGCCCGCAAGTCCAGATCAAAGCTCCCGAGGCCCTCCTCCAGCCGCTAGATGCTCCCAAGACGAGAGGGAAGAAGAGACCTAGGGGAAACACCCCGCCGCCGCCATCACTGGAGCCCGCCCGGGCTTCGCCGGCGGCGCCTCAGGCGGCGGCGCGACgagggaggggaaggaaagggcggTTGTAATATGGACTTCTCTCTTGTTTTGTTGTTGTTCCTTTTCGTTAAAACCTTGACACATTTTTCTTAACTAATGGAGGAGACAAATCTTTAGTTTGAAGAAAAGCATGTCTGCACTATTGTTTTTCCATTCGCAGGACAAAAACATGTCACATTTTTCTTAATAAATGAAGGAGACAAATGACGTCCAAGCTTCGGTTAGTGCTAGAGCACATCCGGATGGCAATGAATGGCATTGCCCAAAATACATCagttctactcccttcgttccaaaatacttgactttcatttgtttaaaaataaaaatacctATATACTAAAGCATGTCTAAATATATCTATATTTTgataaatggaaggcatgtattgtggaacggaaggAGTACACCTCAAAAAGAGAGGGGGTCATTCTGTCTTCTTTCAAGGAGTGGATGCACTCTGGCTCAGCTCTGTTCAATCACAGCCATGACACCCTTCACCCTTCACCATCAGAAACTCAGTAGTTGATGGATACTGTCAGGACAAGGCAAAAGCGACCGTCGCCATGGCGATGAGTAGAATCACATGAACCGCCTGCGTAAACACAACCCAGGTGCTGGCTTGTCACGGTCTATGTAAATGCATATGCATGCGCTGATCGAGCAAGCCAATCAAGAAACCGTACCTGCCGCGCTCCTTGTGAGTCCGCCATGGGCGGGAGGTATCCGCGCAGGCCGACGTTGTAGACCGGCGTGCCGTCGGGGTAGAAGAGCCCGTAGTTGCGCTCCGACGCCGGGCCGGGCTTGAGGTTCTCGTTGAAGAGCGCGAAGACGTAGACGTCGATGGGCACCGCCGGCCGCAGCGGCGTGCCCTGCTTCATCTCTATCCTCCTCAGCAGATTCCTGATGTAGGTCCCGGCGTGCTGCGGCGTGGCGCCCACCTCGTCGGGGTCGCCCCGGGACGGCCACCCGGTCTCGGAGACCTTGACGTCCACGTCCGTGTGCCCCAGCGCCTTGATGGCCGAGTAGACGGCGTCCACCTGCGCGTACAGCATGTTGTCGTAGTTGAGCCCCGTGCTGGGGTCCGTGACGCCGGCATTGGGCTGGAAGAGCACGTAGTCCAGCGGCACGCGCGCCGGGTCGTCCTTGTAGGCGAAGAACGGGTAGCAGTTGATGAGGAACGGGGCCCTCGTCGCCGACAGGAACTTGAGGAACGGCTGCAGGTGCGCCACGGCGCCCGGGGCGAACGCGCCGGCGGAGGGCGGGTAGGAGACGCCCATGATGTCCAGCGAGTGCGCGGTGGTCACGTTCACGCGGCCCTGCAGGCCGAGCGTCCCGAGCGCCTGGTGCACCGAGTGCATGGCGGGCAGGAGGCTGGCCTGCAGGGCGGTGTCGTTGCCCTTGAACGCCTCGTTGCCGACGGTGATGCAGGTGATGCGCGCGCCGGCGTGGAGGTGCGGCACCACGTGCTGCTGGAGCCACGCCTGCGCCGCCGTGGAGCTCACCATCGCCGGGACGTGCTCGTTGCCGATGCCGATCACGAACTCCACGCCCGTGCCGAGGAAGGCGCGCAGGACGTGCGGGTCGGCGTCGTAGAGCTTCACCTTGCTGATCTTGATCGACCGGAGCAGCGTCGACACCCGCCCCGGCGCAGGGAGGTTGTCGGCGATCTGCCCGTAGTTGACGCCGATGGACAGGGAATCCGCCACAATCACCTGCTCTGCAAAATTAATTGTTGTTCCGTGTCATACATCGGTCATTTCTACATACACGGCGATCGGTACTATCGCTGCGAATGTGAAATCCATTCATTTGGTTCATTTTCTCCATAATTTTTCATAATTGGCATAAAAACATAGCGATTTATCAGTGTGTCAGTTACCAACTCATACTGTATGCCATCAGTGCAAGGCGATCGGAACAAAAGAAAAGCAATCTATAGGTAATATAATAGTACAAGCGTACAGTTACATTCAGATGGAGATCGAGGGGGTGCGTGATCCAATGGAAGAGAAGCAAGATTTCACTGGACCACATGGTCAAGTGGTGTGGTTGAGCCCTACCAAAAACTAATACAGTACCACCATATTAAAATCCAATTATTCCAAAATTCCACGTGCATTGCTGGAGAAGTGGCGAACCCTTTACTTTCAACTATCGCCCAAGTTGCGAGCATATTAAATTTAATTAGCTGCAGACTGCGGAATAATAAGAAAATGATAAAAGGCAGCCTTTGCGGAGAAACTTTGTGGAGAAAGCAAGCACAGCTCAGGGCCAGATCGTCAGATGCGCGAAATTGGGAGAGAAAACAATGGAAATGCCAACGCGGGGTAATATATCATACTCCTACAGCATGCTTGTAAAGAGTGAGTGAAAGCTGATACGTTTTGTTTTTCGTCGAATAACAAATCTCAGCGTATCATTTAAAGTTCACAGTTTTTGTCGCCGCAGCCACAGTGGGCGGTGCATTACTTGCGGCATGGAACGCCAAGATAGGGGGCGCCATGTCGCCTTGGCTGTGTTGTAGCCAAAACCTCCAACACCTAGATATGCTTAATCTCAGCAGATGCACCTACCAGATAATCAATGGCAACTCCAGCAAATGCGACCACTTATCAGAAGTACTGTTGGTACTAACGACTTGCAAAACGACAGCCCGTTTTTTGCCCTTGTAATAGTAAAATGCTCTTTGCATGCACAGGGAAAATAAATATAGGAGCAATCGACACAGAAGATGGCCGACGATAAGCACAGAAGCAGGGAATGGACGACCATTGTGACGacgcgcgcgtacgtacgagatctCTAGAGCTCGGGTTATACTGGGGTTCGCAGCGCACGCAGACGGATGGAACtcacctgtgaggaggacggcgaggGCCAGGAGTACTCCGGCGGCCGTACCAACGGAGGAAGCTGCTCTCGACGGCGCCCGAGCTGATGCCGCCGCCATCCTTCCGATCCGGCCGCGCGCGTACGGCGTACCGGGCCCCTGACCAGTCCAGGGAGAAGAGCCAAGCGGGCAGAAGAAGCTAGGGGGAGAGCAAAAGCTAGCAAGGCCTCCTCGGCCAGGTGTGTTGACCTTATGCTCCACCGGCCGCCGTATCTGTGCTTGTGCCCGACTGCCCGTTGGCTTGTGTTCTTCTTGGATCACGCGCGCGAATGGACTGGCGTAGGGTTCACGAATGGCCTAGTATTTAAGCAGCGGAAGGGAGGCTAGGCTCAGGCTGCTCTGCTGCAGTGTTGAGAAGCTAGCAGGTGGTGGTGTGGCTTGACTTGTGCGTGCCGGTGCCGGTGGGAAGCACGGAGGAAGACGGTGGGAGGCAAGAGGGATATGACAGTGTGCTACCTCCGCGTCGTCGGCTGCGGATCTCTGACCGGTCTTCCGTCTCTTTCAGGTCGCGGCTGCAGGAGCACGGTGTTATGCTGCCGGTGGGAGGCACGGTGGAAGCCGAGCTGGACCTCACGTACTGTCTGTCCCAAGCTTTTCAACGACCCCGTGCGCTTATTTGCGTTGTGCTGCTGCTTGCAGTGCCAATGCATGGTTGTTGGGCTCTGGTGAAGTGAAAGCATGGGCTGCGCCAGGAACGTGTGCGAGCAAGTGAGCATCCTTCATTCAGGCCAACTCCACTACACGACTCAAACGGACGTCCGGTTTAGTCAGATTTCGTCCGTTTGATACGGCAATGTGTTCGCCCATGTCCGCTTCTATCCATTGGATCGTGGGTGCGCCCAACGCGCGGCCGCATCCCAAATCATGTTCGGGATGATCGGTAGAGGTTCGAGCAAAGGATGGCTTTTCTGACGTCCCTATCCTCTCTCTCTCCCCACGCCGACCATGGCCGCCGATCAGCGGTGCCGACGACGCGCGTGGTCGCCGACGCGCCGGAGTCGGTGGTTGTGGGCACGTCCGTGTGCCACAGGGCTCGTCCCGTGTACCGCAGCGGACGTCCGACCCGGGGGTCCTCGGACCCGCACCCGACACGCGCGCCATGGCGGGGCCAGAGGGTGGGGCAAGCCCGTGCCAGATGGGGCCGCCGGCTACAGGTCATGCGGGCTGCGGCTAGGGTGGCGGAGGAGATAAGATCCCCACCGACCCGCTCAATTCCAGATCTCGATCTCCTCCTCCACCACTTCTGGGAGGCGCCTAGGGTTTCGACGCCTAGGGTTTCCCCGTCGTTCGGCTGGTGGGAGGGGAAGGTGGGAGGAGACCACAGATCCTTCGCTCAGGTCGCTGCATCTCCGCCACGCGTGATTCAGCCCACTCCCATGGCGGATCGAGGAGCGGAGAACCGCGGCCATCGGCTTGACGGCTTCGGGGCGGGCCGGGCTGGCCGGGGCGCCGGCCGCTTCGGACGgggcgccgggcgcggcgggggtggAGGCGGCCGCAACATGGAGTGGACGCGGGACATCGAGGAAGGCGGTCGGATCTCCACCAGCATGGATCAAGGACGCGTGCTGCCAGATCGAGCAAGGTGGGAGGCGGCGGCCATTGAAACGCAGAGCGATGGTCGTCGCACCGAGAGATGGGGCGACATCAACAATCAAGGCAAGGCGACTACGAGAGACAATCAGCGTCCACAACAAGATCCGCGTCCTCAACAAGATCTGCGACCCCAACATGATGTACGTCCTCAGCAAGATCGACGTCATCCAACTCCGGGAAGAAGGAATGCCACCCCACTAGTGGGTGGTGCTGAGGTTTGCGTCACTTGCAAAGATCCTGGGCATGTCCCAATGTGCTGTCCTAGAGCAGTTTGCGGTAGATGTGGTTTAAATGGACATCTGGTTCCTATTTGCAATACTGTTCTTCCTTGGGAATGTGTAGCCCTTATGTGTGGTTTTCAAGCTAAGGGGAAGGGTTTCTTCTACATACATGACGCTAGTACACCCAAGCAAAATActgataggaacatatatattgtcatctcTGTGATAGAAGGGCAAGCTAGTGGCAGGCAGTTGGAGGAGTTCTTTAATGCATACATTAATACAAATTGGAAGTGTTCTGCTAGGTCGAATGGGCTGAATACATTTGTGATGAGATTTCCTTCACCTAGAGATGTTGACAAAGCTTGTTTCGCCGAAACTATGAATATTAAGAGCTGTGGTGTTGTGGTGAGTCTCAAAAAATGGTCTGAATCTGTGGGTGCCAAGGGTGTACTTAACATTTCTTGGGTCAATGTTAGCAACATCCCTTTGGACAAAAGGTGCGAAAAAAATATTGCTTATGTTGGATCTTTGGTGGGTGTGACTCTTGACATCGACAGATCTACTGTCAACAGACCCGAGTTGGTCAGGATTAAGCTGGGTCGTAGAGATGCTGAGAACATCCCAGCTAAGGCAGAGGGGGTGTTGGGAGATCATTTCTATGATTTCTTCTACTCGGTGGATAAAATTCTGGTTAAAAATAATCCTAAAGAAACTGTGACAATTACTCAGGATGCAGACAAGGGGGTGTCACCCAAGAGGGCTAGAATCACAGAAAATGTGCAAAATGGTGACCAGGGGGGGCTCTTCTTCCACTTTGGGGAACTTTTCTGCTCCTCCCAATTCAGTTGTGAGGGGAGTGCACATGTCAGCTTTAACAGAGAATATGGAAGAGGGAACTGATGCTGGGAAAAATCAAAAGGAAAATGAGGAGAATTTCTCTGAGGAGGAAAGTGAGGAGATTGATAATGAGCTTCTCATTGACACTATTGCTGCTGAAAACAGAGAAAAACAAATGGAGGGGGGTGTCTCCAGAAACCATATCACATGAAAAAATTGTGGTGAATACCATGCAGATCATACCCAGTGTTTCACTTGTCAGAGAAAAAACATCTTATCTAGATGTTGTGTTGGGGCAACCTTATGTCACTGAACTGGAGCCTGATGATGTATCAtgtctgttggggatcgtagcagaaatttaaaattttctacgcatcaccaagatcaatctatggagtaatctagcaacgaggggaaggggagtgcatctacatacccttgtagatctctaagcggaagcgttgcaagaacgtggatgaaggagtcatactcacagtgattcagatcgcggttgattccgatctaagcgccgaacaacggcgcctccgcgttcaacacacgtgcagcccgatgacgtctcccatgccttgatccagcaaggggagaaggagaggttggggaagactccatccagcagcagcacgacggcgtggtggtgaaggaggagcgtggcaatcctgcagggcttcgccaa
The Triticum dicoccoides isolate Atlit2015 ecotype Zavitan chromosome 3A, WEW_v2.0, whole genome shotgun sequence genome window above contains:
- the LOC119268659 gene encoding glucan endo-1,3-beta-glucosidase 14-like; the protein is MAAASARAPSRAASSVGTAAGVLLALAVLLTEQVIVADSLSIGVNYGQIADNLPAPGRVSTLLRSIKISKVKLYDADPHVLRAFLGTGVEFVIGIGNEHVPAMVSSTAAQAWLQQHVVPHLHAGARITCITVGNEAFKGNDTALQASLLPAMHSVHQALGTLGLQGRVNVTTAHSLDIMGVSYPPSAGAFAPGAVAHLQPFLKFLSATRAPFLINCYPFFAYKDDPARVPLDYVLFQPNAGVTDPSTGLNYDNMLYAQVDAVYSAIKALGHTDVDVKVSETGWPSRGDPDEVGATPQHAGTYIRNLLRRIEMKQGTPLRPAVPIDVYVFALFNENLKPGPASERNYGLFYPDGTPVYNVGLRGYLPPMADSQGARQAVHVILLIAMATVAFALS